The Fusobacterium necrophorum subsp. necrophorum genome has a window encoding:
- a CDS encoding TolC family protein, producing MKKYILLFFCLSFSVLAKEQSLEEMLETFSINSYEEEKYELQQKSLLLKEQHIKRRDFQDGLVATAEYNENHRTGERNDYTKKGTLQFGPFFASAYNTAEKKGDSVGIGIEKNIKDLFYSKYDSQEEQIKWQKKADFWSYQNNRQKKMISLIQLYRDYKNTLYELEVKYQESKRLEKEEEKLKLSYRLGKAKKIDWQAANLGLKNLKLEISVSEKQKKAYQERFLREFRISLPEDKLQEIPLLEINIDDFMEDYGKAELEERKAKLKMQEEGLKYSLYEEKIPDINIRYEHISKNQKRDAEDVVSMKLSKKLFSDKYSSRKEENEIKEEKLLLQQREEEIAAERKQERVNYDNYLSKYQVAQNHFQLENSKYEIKKLEYDLGKVDYIEVMEVFDKYLEAKISLEKARNTLAAYLYEWKIRKVQA from the coding sequence ATGAAAAAATATATATTACTTTTTTTCTGCCTTTCTTTTTCAGTTTTAGCCAAAGAGCAGAGTTTAGAAGAAATGTTGGAAACATTTTCTATAAATTCATATGAAGAGGAAAAGTACGAATTACAACAGAAAAGTCTTTTGTTAAAAGAACAACATATCAAACGTCGGGATTTTCAAGATGGACTTGTGGCAACTGCTGAATATAATGAGAATCATCGTACAGGAGAAAGAAATGATTATACCAAAAAAGGAACTCTTCAATTTGGTCCTTTCTTTGCCTCCGCTTATAATACCGCAGAAAAAAAAGGAGACTCTGTTGGCATTGGAATAGAAAAGAATATTAAGGATCTTTTTTACTCGAAATATGACAGTCAGGAAGAACAAATAAAATGGCAAAAAAAAGCGGACTTTTGGTCCTATCAGAACAATCGTCAAAAAAAGATGATTTCTTTAATCCAATTATACCGGGATTATAAAAATACTCTTTATGAATTGGAGGTAAAATACCAAGAAAGTAAGAGATTAGAAAAAGAAGAAGAAAAATTGAAATTGTCTTATCGCTTAGGGAAGGCTAAAAAGATAGACTGGCAGGCTGCAAATTTGGGATTAAAAAATTTAAAGTTGGAGATTTCTGTCTCAGAAAAACAAAAAAAGGCCTATCAAGAAAGATTTTTAAGAGAATTTCGGATTTCTCTTCCGGAGGATAAACTACAAGAGATTCCACTTTTAGAAATAAATATCGATGATTTCATGGAAGACTATGGAAAAGCGGAATTGGAGGAGCGAAAAGCGAAGTTAAAAATGCAAGAAGAAGGATTAAAATATTCTTTGTATGAGGAAAAAATACCGGATATTAACATTCGTTATGAGCACATCTCCAAGAATCAAAAACGTGATGCGGAAGATGTAGTTAGTATGAAATTGAGTAAAAAGTTGTTTTCAGACAAGTATTCTTCCCGAAAAGAAGAAAATGAGATAAAAGAAGAGAAACTACTTTTACAGCAAAGAGAAGAAGAAATAGCAGCGGAAAGAAAACAGGAAAGAGTTAATTATGATAACTATCTTTCTAAATACCAAGTAGCTCAAAATCACTTTCAATTGGAAAATTCCAAATATGAAATAAAAAAATTGGAGTATGACTTGGGAAAAGTGGATTATATTGAAGTCATGGAAGTTTTTGATAAATATTTGGAGGCAAAAATTTCCTTAGAGAAAGCCAGAAATACCTTAGCGGCTTATCTTTATGAATGGAAAATAAGGAAGGTACAAGCATGA
- a CDS encoding histidine phosphatase family protein, whose amino-acid sequence MKLYFVRHGETEWNTQRRFQGRKNSPLTARGEEQAKKIAEQLREIPFTSLYSSSLGRAKKTAQEIQKGREIPIEIMDEFIEISMGELEGKTKGDFLKLYPEEYEKYTQADLNYNPGAFSGERFEEIQARLKQGMQKLVEKHKEEDIILVVSHGMTLQILFTDLRYGNLEHLKEEKLPENTEIRVVEYKNKQFIM is encoded by the coding sequence ATGAAGTTATATTTTGTACGACATGGGGAAACGGAGTGGAATACACAAAGACGCTTTCAAGGAAGAAAAAATTCTCCTTTGACAGCAAGAGGGGAGGAGCAAGCCAAAAAAATTGCAGAGCAGCTGAGAGAAATTCCTTTTACGAGTCTGTATTCTTCTTCTTTGGGGAGAGCTAAGAAGACAGCTCAAGAAATTCAAAAGGGAAGAGAAATCCCTATAGAAATTATGGATGAATTCATTGAAATTTCTATGGGAGAATTGGAAGGAAAGACAAAGGGAGATTTTTTAAAATTATATCCGGAAGAATATGAGAAATACACACAGGCGGATTTGAATTATAATCCCGGTGCCTTTTCAGGAGAACGCTTTGAGGAAATTCAAGCTCGTCTCAAGCAGGGAATGCAAAAATTGGTAGAAAAACACAAAGAAGAGGATATTATTTTGGTCGTAAGTCATGGAATGACTTTGCAAATTTTATTCACTGATTTACGTTATGGAAATTTGGAACATTTGAAAGAAGAAAAATTACCGGAAAACACAGAAATACGAGTGGTGGAGTATAAAAATAAGCAATTTATAATGTAA
- the ruvA gene encoding Holliday junction branch migration protein RuvA, which yields MFEYLRGFVSYKKPEYFALDVHGVAYRVYISLRMYEKIELGQEYQIYIYNHIREGEYKLIGFLEEKERKLFELLLSVKGIGISLALAALSTYSVEQLVAYIQEEKIACLKKIPKLGEKKAQQMILDIQSKVKHFGVEEKMEENSAVTWAEDIASALENLGYAKKEIEQLLQQETWVEYQSLEEAMKGILKKMKQS from the coding sequence ATGTTTGAATATTTAAGAGGGTTTGTGTCTTATAAAAAACCAGAATACTTTGCTTTGGATGTTCATGGAGTTGCTTATCGAGTTTATATTTCTCTACGAATGTATGAAAAGATAGAACTTGGACAAGAATATCAAATCTATATCTATAATCATATTCGAGAAGGAGAATATAAGCTGATTGGATTCTTGGAAGAAAAGGAAAGGAAGTTGTTTGAATTGTTGCTTTCTGTGAAAGGAATCGGAATCAGTCTTGCTTTAGCAGCTCTTTCCACTTATTCTGTAGAGCAGCTTGTTGCCTATATCCAGGAAGAAAAAATAGCCTGCTTAAAAAAAATTCCAAAGTTGGGAGAAAAGAAAGCACAGCAAATGATTTTAGATATTCAGTCCAAAGTAAAACATTTTGGAGTGGAAGAAAAAATGGAAGAGAACAGTGCTGTCACTTGGGCGGAAGATATAGCAAGTGCTCTGGAAAATCTCGGTTATGCCAAAAAAGAAATCGAGCAATTATTACAACAGGAGACTTGGGTGGAATATCAAAGTTTGGAAGAGGCAATGAAAGGTATTTTAAAGAAAATGAAACAATCATAA
- the uvrA gene encoding excinuclease ABC subunit UvrA: MLEKIVIKGARQHNLKNLNLEIPKNKFVVITGVSGSGKSSLAFDTIYSEGQRRYVESLSSYARQFIGQMNKPEVDSIEGLAPAISIEQKTTNRNPRSTVGTITEVYDYMRLLFAHIGTAHCPVCGRKVEKQSLEEIAETILERFEDGEKMMLLAPIIKDKKGTHKNIFLNLQKKGFVRVRVDGEILYVEDEISLDKNKKHTIEVVVDRLALKKESKEFISRLTQSLEVASGLSQGKIILQVGKEDILFSENYACPEHEEVSIPDLSPRLFSFNAPFGACPECKGIGKKLEIDENKLIEDENLSILEGGMYIPGAAGRKGYTWEIFKAMAKHFHLDLTKPVKEYSKEERELIFYGRAGKFQVDYEGNGYSFHGLKEYEGAVANLERRYRESFSESQKEEIENKYMIEKPCKLCHGKRLKEEVLAVTIAGRNIIEITEMSIAEAYQFFLNVTLTQKQEKIAKEILKEIRERLQFMINVGLDYLSLARETKTLSGGEAQRIRLATQIGSGLTGVLYVLDEPSIGLHQKDNDKLLATLSHLRNLGNTLIVVEHDEDTMMQAEEIIDIGPGAGVYGGEIVAHGTPEEVMKNKESLTGQYLSGKKKIAIPETRRTWKDSLLLTGAAGNNLKNIDVEIPLEVMTVVTGVSGSGKSTLINQTLYPILFNQLNKGKLYPLEYKSIQGLENLEKVINIDQSPIGRTPRSNPATYTKIFDDIRELFAQTKDAKIHGFDKGRFSFNVKGGRCEACQGAGILKIEMNFLADVYVECEICKGKRYNKETLDVYYKGKNIAEVLDMSVIEAYEFFKTIPSLERKLKVLVDVGLDYIKLGQPATTLSGGEAQRIKLAAELSKNSRGKTIYILDEPTTGLHFQDIEKLLEVLQRLVEKGNTVLIIEHNLDVIKTADYIIDIGKDGGDRGGEVLATGTPEEIAKRKESYTGKYLAKILKKKQKNTKNR; this comes from the coding sequence ATGTTAGAAAAAATTGTAATTAAGGGAGCAAGGCAACATAATTTAAAAAATTTAAATTTGGAAATTCCGAAAAATAAATTTGTAGTCATTACGGGAGTAAGCGGAAGCGGAAAGTCTTCTCTTGCCTTTGATACCATTTATTCAGAGGGGCAAAGGCGTTATGTGGAAAGTTTGTCTTCCTATGCCAGACAATTCATCGGGCAAATGAACAAACCCGAAGTGGACAGCATTGAGGGCTTGGCACCGGCGATTTCGATTGAGCAGAAAACAACCAATCGAAACCCGCGTTCTACAGTGGGAACTATTACGGAAGTCTATGATTATATGAGATTATTATTTGCTCATATCGGAACGGCACATTGTCCCGTTTGTGGGAGAAAAGTGGAAAAACAAAGTTTGGAAGAAATTGCGGAAACAATTTTAGAAAGATTTGAAGACGGAGAAAAAATGATGCTCCTGGCTCCTATTATTAAGGATAAAAAAGGAACACATAAAAATATTTTCTTGAACTTACAAAAAAAAGGCTTTGTTCGTGTGCGAGTGGATGGAGAAATTTTATATGTGGAAGATGAAATTTCTTTGGATAAAAATAAAAAGCATACGATTGAGGTAGTCGTGGATCGATTGGCTTTGAAGAAAGAGAGTAAAGAATTTATAAGTCGTTTGACTCAATCTTTAGAAGTTGCCTCCGGACTTTCTCAAGGAAAGATTATTTTACAGGTGGGAAAAGAAGATATTCTTTTTAGTGAAAACTATGCCTGTCCGGAACATGAGGAGGTGAGCATTCCTGATTTAAGTCCTCGTTTGTTTTCTTTCAATGCTCCCTTTGGAGCTTGCCCTGAATGTAAGGGAATTGGGAAAAAGTTGGAAATTGATGAAAATAAATTGATTGAAGACGAAAATTTATCTATTTTGGAGGGAGGAATGTACATTCCGGGGGCTGCCGGCCGAAAAGGATATACTTGGGAAATTTTTAAGGCAATGGCAAAGCACTTTCATTTGGATTTGACGAAGCCTGTCAAAGAGTATAGCAAAGAGGAAAGAGAGCTTATTTTTTACGGGAGAGCGGGAAAGTTTCAAGTAGACTATGAGGGAAACGGATATTCATTTCACGGTTTAAAAGAATATGAGGGAGCGGTTGCAAACTTAGAAAGAAGATACCGGGAAAGTTTTTCAGAAAGTCAAAAAGAAGAAATTGAAAATAAATATATGATAGAAAAACCTTGTAAACTCTGTCATGGAAAACGTCTAAAAGAAGAAGTGTTAGCTGTTACTATCGCAGGTAGAAATATTATTGAAATTACAGAGATGAGTATTGCGGAAGCCTATCAATTTTTTTTGAATGTGACTTTGACTCAAAAGCAGGAGAAAATTGCCAAGGAAATTTTAAAAGAAATACGAGAACGATTGCAATTTATGATAAATGTCGGCTTGGATTATTTAAGTTTGGCAAGGGAAACGAAAACATTATCCGGCGGAGAAGCTCAAAGAATTCGATTGGCAACACAAATCGGCTCAGGATTGACGGGAGTATTGTATGTCTTGGATGAACCGAGTATAGGTTTGCATCAAAAAGACAATGATAAGCTATTGGCAACACTGTCACATCTTCGAAATTTAGGGAATACTTTGATTGTTGTGGAACATGATGAAGACACCATGATGCAGGCGGAAGAAATTATTGACATCGGTCCCGGAGCGGGAGTGTACGGCGGAGAAATTGTAGCTCATGGAACCCCTGAGGAAGTGATGAAGAACAAGGAGTCTTTGACAGGACAATATCTAAGCGGAAAAAAGAAAATTGCCATTCCGGAAACGCGAAGAACATGGAAAGACAGCCTGTTGCTAACAGGGGCTGCCGGAAATAATTTGAAAAATATCGATGTGGAAATTCCTTTGGAAGTTATGACAGTGGTAACAGGAGTCAGCGGAAGTGGAAAATCCACTTTAATCAATCAGACTCTCTATCCCATTTTATTCAATCAACTGAACAAGGGAAAATTATATCCTTTGGAGTATAAAAGCATTCAGGGATTGGAAAATTTGGAAAAGGTAATCAATATTGATCAAAGCCCTATTGGAAGAACTCCGAGATCCAATCCTGCTACCTACACAAAAATTTTCGATGACATTCGGGAGCTTTTTGCTCAGACTAAGGATGCAAAAATACATGGTTTCGACAAGGGAAGATTCTCTTTTAATGTCAAAGGAGGACGTTGTGAAGCTTGTCAAGGAGCCGGAATTTTAAAGATTGAAATGAATTTTTTAGCGGATGTCTATGTGGAATGTGAGATATGTAAGGGGAAACGATATAACAAAGAAACCTTGGATGTATATTACAAGGGGAAAAATATTGCAGAAGTATTGGACATGAGCGTGATTGAAGCCTATGAGTTTTTTAAAACGATTCCCTCTTTAGAAAGAAAATTAAAAGTATTGGTAGATGTCGGTTTGGATTACATTAAATTGGGACAGCCCGCTACGACTTTGTCGGGTGGAGAAGCTCAACGAATTAAATTGGCGGCTGAACTATCCAAGAACAGTAGAGGAAAAACTATTTATATTTTAGACGAACCTACGACAGGCTTACATTTTCAAGACATTGAAAAATTATTGGAAGTCTTACAACGATTGGTGGAAAAAGGAAATACCGTTTTGATTATTGAACATAACCTGGATGTAATCAAGACGGCAGACTACATTATTGATATTGGAAAAGACGGAGGAGATAGAGGAGGAGAAGTTTTAGCGACAGGAACTCCGGAGGAAATTGCGAAGAGAAAAGAAAGTTACACCGGAAAATACTTAGCAAAAATTTTGAAGAAAAAACAAAAAAATACGAAAAATAGGTGA
- a CDS encoding SpoIID/LytB domain-containing protein yields MACSSGNIKEKINIFKTTQRGTTQPRNIKKPMDNAYSLLNGKDYPKVENNFGQEVPYLQPVNDTKNQDFFETYDEKKASQFFKNLKIEGYGSNSMYWRWKTSISKTSLFQKIAQRIPQISARGRKNVFVLTNGVWLNNQKISDVGSVKDIKVLSRGASGVITHLLVETSKGSYLITKEYNIRRLLATNGKVFGARGGSSDYSKTAIADGSPLLPSASLVFEIGMFSVDIYGGGFGHGSGMIQYGAGDLATNYGFSYKDILNHYYTNVNLVDMDTVAGVEQNIKVGLTKPNGSLEHGQIFITGGGKLRVYAEDESFDYTFDPNTEIRITPKAGRLYVKTKVKEFWTDKKFFVDGGGYYLLVKNLRKAHTSNPRYRGKIQFVPKGNVLHMISVVDMEDYLKQVVPSEMPRSFGVEALKVQAVAARTYAISDFLKGRYAALGFHVKDTTESQVYNNQVENEDANRAIEATRGEILVYQGVPIDAKYSSTSAGFTEAAHRIW; encoded by the coding sequence ATGGCATGTTCTAGTGGAAATATTAAAGAAAAGATAAATATTTTTAAAACTACACAACGTGGAACTACACAACCTAGAAATATAAAAAAACCTATGGACAATGCTTATAGTCTTTTGAACGGAAAAGATTATCCGAAAGTAGAAAATAATTTTGGACAGGAAGTACCTTATTTACAACCGGTCAATGACACGAAAAATCAAGATTTTTTTGAAACCTATGATGAAAAAAAGGCAAGTCAATTTTTTAAAAATTTAAAGATAGAGGGGTATGGTTCCAATTCCATGTATTGGAGATGGAAGACAAGTATTTCCAAAACTTCCCTTTTTCAAAAAATAGCGCAGAGAATTCCTCAAATTTCAGCGAGAGGAAGAAAAAATGTTTTTGTGTTAACAAATGGAGTGTGGTTGAATAATCAAAAAATTTCAGATGTCGGATCGGTAAAAGACATAAAAGTGTTATCACGTGGAGCCTCCGGAGTAATTACTCATTTATTGGTAGAAACTTCCAAAGGAAGTTATTTGATTACAAAGGAATATAATATTCGTAGATTGTTGGCAACCAATGGAAAAGTGTTTGGAGCAAGAGGAGGAAGTTCCGATTATAGCAAAACCGCGATTGCAGATGGAAGTCCTTTGCTTCCTTCGGCATCTTTGGTTTTTGAGATTGGAATGTTTTCGGTCGATATTTATGGTGGTGGTTTTGGGCATGGAAGTGGAATGATTCAATATGGAGCAGGAGATTTGGCGACAAATTATGGTTTCTCCTACAAAGACATTTTAAACCATTACTATACAAATGTAAATTTGGTAGATATGGATACGGTTGCCGGAGTCGAACAAAATATTAAGGTAGGACTAACAAAGCCGAATGGAAGTTTGGAACATGGTCAAATTTTTATCACGGGAGGTGGAAAATTGCGAGTATATGCCGAAGATGAAAGCTTTGACTATACGTTTGATCCGAACACGGAAATTCGAATTACTCCAAAAGCGGGACGATTGTATGTGAAAACGAAAGTAAAAGAATTTTGGACAGACAAGAAATTTTTTGTGGATGGTGGAGGATACTATCTTTTGGTTAAAAATCTGAGAAAAGCTCATACGAGCAATCCCAGATATCGTGGAAAAATTCAGTTTGTTCCTAAAGGAAATGTTTTACATATGATTAGTGTTGTTGATATGGAAGATTATTTGAAACAGGTGGTTCCAAGTGAAATGCCGAGAAGTTTCGGAGTGGAAGCTTTGAAAGTACAAGCTGTAGCGGCTAGAACTTATGCAATCAGTGATTTTTTAAAAGGAAGATATGCGGCACTCGGATTTCATGTAAAGGATACAACAGAAAGTCAAGTGTATAATAATCAGGTGGAAAATGAAGATGCAAATCGAGCAATTGAAGCAACAAGAGGAGAAATTTTAGTCTATCAAGGAGTTCCTATTGATGCGAAATATTCCTCCACTTCCGCAGGCTTTACGGAAGCCGCGCATCGCATATGGTAA
- the kdsB gene encoding 3-deoxy-manno-octulosonate cytidylyltransferase, with product MKFLGVIPARYASSRLEGKPLKNICGHSMIEWVYRRCQNTKLDDIIVATDDDRIFEEVEAFGGKVIMTSPKHPNGTSRIAEVCQKMTDYDVIINIQGDEPLIEAEMIDMIIKAFQKENLCMCTLKHKLQTWEDIENPNHVKVVTDKKDYALYFSRSVLPYPRKENLTLYYKHIGIYGYTREFVLEYAAMAPTALETSESLEQLRVLENGYKIKVLETPYQSVGVDTQEDLEKVCQWIEERGITIENN from the coding sequence ATGAAGTTTTTAGGAGTGATTCCAGCAAGATACGCTTCTAGCCGTCTGGAAGGAAAGCCATTAAAGAACATTTGCGGACATAGTATGATAGAATGGGTGTACCGGCGATGTCAAAATACAAAATTAGATGATATCATTGTAGCAACGGATGATGATAGAATTTTCGAAGAAGTGGAAGCATTTGGAGGAAAGGTTATAATGACTTCTCCGAAGCATCCAAATGGAACATCAAGAATTGCGGAAGTTTGCCAAAAAATGACAGATTATGATGTGATTATTAATATACAAGGCGATGAACCGCTCATAGAAGCTGAAATGATTGATATGATAATAAAAGCCTTTCAAAAAGAAAACTTGTGTATGTGTACTTTGAAGCATAAATTGCAAACATGGGAAGATATTGAAAATCCCAATCACGTAAAAGTTGTGACGGATAAAAAAGATTATGCTTTGTATTTTTCAAGAAGCGTTCTCCCGTATCCTAGAAAAGAAAATTTAACTCTGTATTACAAGCATATTGGAATTTATGGATATACCAGAGAATTTGTGTTGGAATATGCGGCAATGGCTCCAACAGCTTTGGAAACTTCAGAATCTCTGGAGCAGCTAAGAGTTTTAGAAAACGGATATAAAATTAAAGTATTAGAAACTCCATATCAAAGCGTAGGAGTGGATACCCAAGAAGATTTGGAAAAGGTATGTCAATGGATAGAGGAAAGGGGAATTACAATTGAAAATAACTAA
- a CDS encoding sodium:alanine symporter family protein gives MEQIVVRVNEVLWGSLLIFLLMGTGIFYTFKLRFIQLRKFRQGIQRVTSGFSFHGKDADHNGISSFQALATAVAAQVGTGNLAGAATAIASGGAGAIFWMWLSAFFGMATIYAEATLGQIYKTKVNGAVTGGPAYYIQAIFKHSFFSRLLAYFFSISCILALGFMGNAVQANSIASAFEIAFHINPMIVGIVVAVLAGLIFFGGTKRIASVTEKVVPLMAGMYIIICLLIIAMNYVNIFPAIRSIFVEAFTGRAALGGALGITVQKAMRYGIARGLFSNEAGMGSTPHAHAIAKVNTPVEQGDVAIVTVFIDTFVVLTATAMVILTSGLYDKGLTGIELTQAAFQMKLGYFGSVFIAVALFFFALSTIIGWYFFGEANIKYLFHEKAHSVNIYRILVMLMIVFGSMQKVGLIWEMADMLNGFMVLPNLIALLLMSSLVKVTSDRYEKRELEKKSLLKI, from the coding sequence ATGGAACAAATAGTTGTACGTGTGAATGAAGTTTTGTGGGGAAGTCTTTTGATTTTTTTATTGATGGGAACGGGAATTTTTTATACCTTTAAATTACGTTTTATTCAACTTCGTAAATTCCGTCAAGGAATTCAAAGAGTTACTTCCGGCTTTTCTTTTCATGGGAAAGATGCAGATCATAACGGAATTTCTTCCTTTCAGGCATTGGCAACGGCAGTTGCCGCTCAAGTAGGAACGGGAAATTTGGCAGGGGCTGCCACAGCGATTGCTTCCGGAGGTGCCGGAGCCATTTTCTGGATGTGGTTAAGTGCTTTTTTCGGAATGGCAACAATCTATGCAGAAGCTACTTTGGGGCAAATCTATAAAACAAAAGTAAATGGAGCCGTGACAGGAGGACCTGCTTACTACATTCAAGCGATTTTTAAACATAGTTTTTTCAGTCGGCTGTTGGCATATTTCTTTTCGATTTCTTGTATCTTGGCACTTGGATTTATGGGGAATGCGGTACAAGCCAATTCTATTGCCTCCGCCTTTGAAATCGCCTTCCATATCAACCCTATGATAGTGGGAATTGTGGTAGCCGTTCTAGCCGGATTGATTTTCTTTGGAGGGACGAAGAGAATTGCCTCTGTGACGGAAAAGGTCGTCCCTTTGATGGCAGGAATGTATATTATCATTTGTTTGCTTATCATCGCCATGAATTATGTTAATATTTTTCCGGCAATTCGGTCTATTTTTGTAGAAGCATTTACGGGAAGAGCTGCTCTGGGTGGAGCATTAGGAATTACGGTACAAAAAGCGATGAGATATGGAATTGCGAGAGGATTATTTTCGAATGAGGCGGGAATGGGGTCTACACCCCATGCTCATGCCATAGCGAAGGTAAATACTCCGGTCGAACAAGGAGATGTGGCAATTGTTACCGTTTTTATCGATACCTTTGTGGTGTTGACGGCAACAGCTATGGTTATTTTAACTTCCGGATTGTATGACAAAGGATTGACGGGAATTGAATTGACACAGGCTGCCTTTCAAATGAAATTGGGATATTTTGGAAGTGTTTTCATTGCCGTTGCCTTATTCTTTTTCGCACTGTCCACTATCATTGGTTGGTATTTCTTTGGAGAAGCCAATATCAAATATTTATTTCATGAAAAAGCTCATTCCGTCAATATCTATCGAATTTTGGTTATGTTGATGATAGTATTTGGTTCCATGCAAAAAGTCGGGCTTATTTGGGAAATGGCGGATATGTTGAATGGTTTTATGGTTCTTCCCAACTTGATTGCTCTCTTGCTTATGAGTTCTTTGGTCAAAGTAACTTCTGACCGATATGAAAAAAGAGAGTTGGAGAAGAAATCGCTTTTGAAAATATAA